The following are encoded together in the Planococcus antarcticus DSM 14505 genome:
- the mgtE gene encoding magnesium transporter produces the protein MMEEKVVRDEELNDALFTELLIRGDVKEFRDEFLSHHPYDQASFYEKANSETRQLLYQYLSPKEMADIFEAIELDDDEYEDLFDEMDARYASDLLSYMYTDDAVDVLNELNKEQVASYLTIMDKESAQQIKDLLHYEEYTAGSIMTTEFVAIPKNSTVRSAMNILRNAAPNAETIYYVFVIDDDKKLSGIVTLRDLILAEEDTLISSIMNERVVSVSVSEDQEEVARMIKDYDFLALPVVDFQQHLLGIITVDDIIDVLEEEASDDYSKLAAVSDMDTFDKGPLTAAKKRLPWLLLLTFLGMLTANLMGMFEATLDQVALLAVFIPLIAGMAGNSGTQALAVAVRGIATGDIEEQSKMKLLFREAGTGLITGVVCGVVVVGLVYFWKGELLIGMLVGTAVMSSIFVATLAGSFIPLLIHRMKIDPAVASGPFITTLNDIISILIYLGLATTFLSRL, from the coding sequence ATGATGGAAGAAAAAGTAGTACGTGATGAAGAATTGAATGACGCATTGTTTACTGAATTGCTTATCCGCGGGGACGTCAAGGAATTCCGCGATGAGTTCTTGTCCCACCATCCATACGACCAAGCAAGTTTTTATGAAAAGGCAAATTCTGAGACCAGGCAGTTGCTGTATCAGTATCTCTCTCCTAAAGAGATGGCGGATATTTTTGAAGCTATTGAATTGGATGACGATGAATACGAAGATTTATTCGATGAGATGGATGCCCGTTATGCCTCAGATTTATTATCTTATATGTATACAGATGACGCGGTGGATGTCTTAAACGAATTAAATAAAGAACAAGTTGCCAGTTATTTGACAATCATGGACAAAGAGTCAGCACAGCAAATCAAAGACCTGCTACATTACGAAGAGTATACGGCAGGTTCCATTATGACGACAGAATTTGTGGCCATACCGAAAAACTCCACGGTCCGGTCGGCGATGAACATTCTAAGAAATGCAGCACCGAATGCTGAAACCATCTATTATGTTTTTGTGATTGATGATGATAAAAAGCTTTCGGGCATCGTGACTTTAAGAGATCTGATTCTTGCCGAGGAAGATACCCTCATCAGCTCCATCATGAACGAACGGGTCGTCAGTGTTTCTGTCAGTGAAGACCAGGAAGAAGTGGCGCGGATGATCAAAGATTACGATTTCCTAGCCTTGCCGGTTGTCGATTTCCAGCAGCATCTGCTCGGTATCATCACGGTCGATGATATAATTGATGTACTAGAAGAAGAGGCGTCGGACGATTACTCCAAATTGGCGGCTGTCTCCGATATGGATACGTTTGATAAAGGACCATTGACTGCTGCGAAAAAACGGCTGCCTTGGTTGCTATTGTTGACATTTCTTGGGATGTTGACAGCTAATTTGATGGGAATGTTCGAAGCGACACTGGACCAAGTGGCACTGCTGGCGGTTTTTATCCCGCTTATTGCCGGGATGGCTGGGAACAGCGGCACACAGGCATTGGCCGTAGCTGTCCGAGGAATTGCGACGGGCGACATTGAAGAACAAAGCAAGATGAAACTGTTGTTCCGCGAAGCCGGTACAGGACTGATCACAGGTGTTGTCTGCGGAGTCGTCGTTGTTGGATTGGTTTATTTCTGGAAAGGTGAGTTACTGATTGGGATGCTGGTCGGAACAGCGGTCATGAGCTCCATTTTCGTGGCAACATTGGCAGGATCGTTCATTCCGTTATTGATCCACCGAATGAAAATTGATCCAGCCGTAGCATCAGGGCCTTTTATAACTACCTTAAATGACATCATTTCAATTTTAATTTATTTGGGTTTAGCAACTACGTTCCTAAGCCGGCTCTAG
- the prpE gene encoding bis(5'-nucleosyl)-tetraphosphatase PrpE, with translation MKYDVIGDIHGCYQELIQLIQRLGYEKQGNGFVHPENRKLAFVGDATDRGPESLNVLRLLFALQDEGILYYSPGNHCNKLFRFFKGHDVELAHGLEMTVAEWKQLSEPDRQKFRNRYIHFYEQLPHYQQLENELIVAHAGLKAEMIGKPLSKGIAIFVLYGDITGRFHADGTPVRRDWAKSYRGQKWVVYGHTPTETPYFINNTVNIDTGCVFGGLLTAFRYPEKEIVSVPSLQPYQPDRFHRFS, from the coding sequence ATGAAATATGATGTTATCGGTGATATACACGGTTGCTATCAGGAGCTGATCCAACTCATTCAACGTCTTGGCTACGAAAAGCAAGGCAATGGATTCGTTCATCCGGAAAACCGGAAACTCGCTTTTGTCGGTGATGCCACGGACCGCGGCCCTGAGTCTCTCAATGTTTTGAGATTGTTGTTTGCGCTACAGGATGAGGGCATTCTTTACTATTCCCCTGGAAATCACTGCAATAAACTTTTTCGATTTTTTAAAGGGCATGATGTCGAACTGGCTCACGGCTTAGAGATGACCGTAGCCGAATGGAAGCAGCTGTCCGAACCGGATAGACAGAAATTTAGAAACCGTTATATTCATTTTTATGAACAGCTTCCTCACTATCAACAGTTGGAAAATGAGCTCATTGTCGCCCACGCCGGTTTAAAGGCTGAAATGATCGGAAAACCGCTCAGCAAAGGCATTGCAATTTTTGTGCTGTACGGCGACATCACCGGGAGGTTTCATGCCGATGGCACTCCCGTTCGGCGCGACTGGGCTAAATCCTATAGAGGTCAGAAATGGGTGGTCTATGGTCATACGCCGACTGAAACGCCTTATTTTATCAACAACACCGTCAATATCGATACTGGTTGCGTATTCGGTGGCTTATTGACTGCCTTCCGTTATCCCGAAAAAGAAATCGTTTCTGTGCCTTCCTTGCAACCTTATCAACCTGATCGTTTTCACAGGTTCAGTTAA
- a CDS encoding RluA family pseudouridine synthase, with amino-acid sequence MKPFQLTYTAEAPNLLREALGEWGISKRTLASVKYGGGQILVNGTEVTVRHALEKGDAVTVIFPNEEHGKGLVAEEGDLKIVYEDAALLIVEKPPFQNTIPSREHPFGSLANIVAKHFNDHGIPSTLHIATRLDRDTSGLVCIAKNRHIHHMISLQQQEKKMKRRYEALVHGLIDKDEFTITAPIGRKNTSIIEREVREGGQFAETEVRVLQRLEGYSHIILQLNTGRTHQIRVHMTHIGYPLLGDDLYGGKRDLLGRQALHCSKLELIHPVSGDPLFFSSSLNKDMQSLV; translated from the coding sequence ATGAAACCCTTCCAACTGACGTATACTGCTGAAGCTCCGAACTTGTTGCGCGAGGCACTCGGGGAGTGGGGCATTTCCAAACGAACACTGGCTTCCGTCAAGTACGGCGGCGGACAGATTTTAGTGAATGGCACAGAAGTAACGGTCAGGCATGCCTTGGAAAAAGGCGATGCTGTGACCGTTATTTTTCCGAATGAAGAGCATGGAAAAGGGCTGGTTGCAGAAGAGGGTGACTTGAAAATTGTCTATGAAGATGCGGCCCTGTTAATCGTTGAAAAGCCGCCTTTCCAAAATACCATTCCATCGCGAGAGCATCCGTTTGGCAGCTTGGCCAATATTGTCGCCAAGCATTTCAACGACCACGGCATTCCTTCTACTTTGCATATCGCGACCAGGCTTGACCGTGACACTTCTGGACTTGTCTGCATCGCAAAAAACCGCCATATTCATCATATGATCTCGCTGCAGCAACAGGAAAAAAAGATGAAGCGGCGGTACGAGGCACTGGTTCATGGACTGATAGACAAAGATGAATTTACGATAACTGCTCCCATCGGACGAAAGAATACGAGCATCATCGAACGGGAAGTCCGTGAAGGCGGGCAATTTGCTGAAACCGAAGTCCGTGTACTACAGAGACTAGAAGGCTACTCACATATCATCCTGCAATTGAATACTGGCAGAACCCATCAGATACGCGTTCATATGACCCATATCGGCTATCCGCTGTTAGGTGACGATCTGTATGGCGGCAAAAGAGACCTGTTGGGACGTCAGGCGCTTCATTGTTCGAAATTGGAATTGATCCATCCAGTTTCAGGAGATCCACTGTTTTTTAGTTCTTCGTTGAATAAAGACATGCAGTCATTGGTTTAA
- a CDS encoding NAD kinase — MKFFIISRSDKLSNELMSTAKNYLEDFGMEWNEESPDVVLSIGGDGTLLHAFHKYSEKLADVAFVGIHTGHLGFYADWKPIEIEKLVLSIAKKEYEVIEYPLLEVSIHYQNLDEPAVYLALNESTVKSPDVTLVMDVFLNESHFERFRGDGLCMSTPSGSTAYNKALGGAIIHPSLQAMQLTEMASINNRVFRTVGSPLVLPGHHRCALRPVKAPDFMVTVDHLQLLHKDVKSIEYKVANEKVRFARFRAFPFWQRVHDSFIDSELSD; from the coding sequence ATGAAATTTTTTATCATATCGAGAAGTGACAAATTATCCAATGAATTGATGTCCACCGCAAAGAATTACCTGGAGGATTTCGGGATGGAGTGGAATGAAGAATCGCCTGATGTTGTCCTGTCGATTGGTGGAGATGGGACATTGCTTCACGCATTCCATAAATACAGCGAGAAACTGGCAGATGTGGCCTTTGTTGGGATACATACAGGCCATTTAGGTTTTTATGCCGACTGGAAGCCGATTGAAATTGAGAAGCTGGTTTTATCAATTGCTAAAAAGGAATATGAAGTGATCGAATATCCTTTATTGGAAGTCAGTATTCACTATCAGAACTTAGATGAACCAGCCGTTTACCTAGCGCTGAACGAGTCGACTGTCAAGTCTCCGGACGTTACATTGGTCATGGATGTCTTTTTGAACGAAAGCCATTTCGAGCGCTTTAGAGGAGATGGCTTGTGCATGTCTACGCCTTCCGGCAGTACAGCCTACAACAAAGCGTTAGGAGGAGCCATCATCCACCCATCACTGCAGGCGATGCAATTGACGGAGATGGCCTCTATCAACAATCGGGTCTTCCGTACAGTCGGATCACCGCTGGTTCTGCCTGGCCATCACCGGTGTGCATTGCGGCCAGTGAAAGCACCTGATTTCATGGTCACTGTTGATCATTTGCAATTGCTCCATAAAGATGTCAAATCAATTGAATACAAGGTAGCAAATGAAAAAGTCCGATTTGCCAGGTTCCGCGCCTTTCCGTTTTGGCAGCGGGTTCACGATTCCTTTATTGACAGTGAGCTTTCAGATTGA
- a CDS encoding GTP pyrophosphokinase encodes MGQWNRFLAPYKQAVDELKIKFKGMRSQFENDNTNSPIEFVTGRVKPLASIYDKTLEKGIPFEPSKELAHQLQDIAGIRMMCQFVGDIETVIGLLRQRKDLRIVEEKDYISHEKQSGYRSYHVIVEYPVQTINGERLILAEIQIRTLAMNFWASIEHSLNYKYKGVFPEEIKNRLQRAAEAAFQLDEEMSQIRDEIQEAQAYFTEFKESPGTHFRNDREGGRPER; translated from the coding sequence ATGGGTCAATGGAATCGATTTTTAGCACCCTATAAACAGGCAGTAGATGAATTGAAGATAAAATTCAAGGGGATGCGAAGCCAATTTGAAAACGACAATACAAATTCGCCGATTGAGTTTGTGACCGGCCGTGTCAAACCTTTGGCGAGCATCTACGATAAGACCTTGGAAAAAGGTATTCCGTTTGAGCCATCCAAAGAGCTTGCCCACCAATTGCAGGATATTGCAGGAATTCGAATGATGTGCCAATTTGTTGGGGATATCGAGACTGTAATTGGCTTGCTGAGGCAGCGAAAAGACTTGCGAATTGTGGAAGAAAAAGATTATATCTCTCATGAAAAACAAAGCGGCTATCGATCCTACCACGTTATTGTGGAATATCCGGTTCAGACCATCAACGGAGAGCGGCTAATTTTAGCAGAAATCCAGATTCGGACCTTAGCAATGAATTTCTGGGCGTCCATTGAGCATTCCTTGAATTACAAATATAAAGGTGTTTTTCCAGAGGAGATAAAGAACCGTCTTCAGCGTGCCGCCGAAGCCGCGTTTCAACTGGATGAGGAAATGTCGCAGATTCGGGACGAAATTCAAGAAGCTCAAGCCTATTTCACTGAGTTCAAGGAATCGCCTGGAACCCATTTTCGAAATGACAGAGAGGGAGGTCGACCAGAACGATGA
- a CDS encoding UPF0738 family protein, translating into MHKLVAINRTEITENKIEFFIEETEPAEAIEASGQMLTDSDNQAFVYLLDTGTDYIYVQFDVHTWPALTKALQQEKVPLLTWGKQVMPLANFHEELWMLVENIEGNDNYGEAFRTAVEQSFHEALASRS; encoded by the coding sequence TTGCATAAATTAGTGGCGATAAACCGAACCGAGATTACTGAAAACAAAATTGAATTTTTCATCGAAGAAACCGAACCGGCTGAAGCAATTGAAGCGTCGGGGCAAATGCTGACAGATTCCGACAATCAAGCGTTTGTCTATTTGCTGGATACGGGTACAGACTATATATACGTTCAGTTTGATGTACATACATGGCCAGCCCTAACCAAAGCGCTGCAGCAAGAAAAAGTTCCGCTCCTGACTTGGGGTAAACAAGTCATGCCGCTGGCAAATTTCCATGAAGAGCTGTGGATGCTGGTAGAAAATATAGAGGGCAACGACAACTACGGGGAAGCTTTCCGTACTGCTGTAGAACAGTCATTTCATGAGGCACTTGCTTCACGATCTTAA
- a CDS encoding CYTH domain-containing protein produces MTKELEIEFKNMLTKEEYRRLLKDFAVFHNGPVTQHNHYFDTSDFQLKKQRSALRIRNKNDHFECTLKTPAAIGYYEITDQLTKEQAGRMLELKTFEAAEVSDAMQKLDVSVADLKAIGTLTTHRVEFDHLEGLLVIDHSEYNGQEDFEVEFEVTDATAGHERFLAFLQQREIPERPANKKIARFMDSASARSAE; encoded by the coding sequence ATGACAAAAGAACTTGAAATCGAATTTAAAAACATGCTGACCAAAGAAGAATACAGACGCTTGCTAAAAGACTTCGCTGTTTTTCACAACGGCCCTGTCACACAGCACAATCATTATTTTGATACTAGTGATTTTCAATTGAAAAAACAGCGCAGCGCTCTGCGCATCCGAAATAAAAACGACCACTTCGAGTGCACGCTGAAAACTCCTGCAGCTATCGGATATTACGAAATTACCGATCAATTGACCAAAGAGCAAGCAGGCCGCATGCTCGAATTAAAAACCTTTGAAGCTGCTGAAGTATCAGATGCTATGCAAAAACTTGATGTATCGGTTGCAGATTTGAAAGCGATTGGCACATTGACCACGCACCGTGTGGAATTCGACCACTTGGAAGGCTTGTTAGTAATCGACCATTCCGAGTATAACGGCCAGGAAGATTTCGAAGTAGAATTCGAAGTAACAGATGCTACTGCAGGCCATGAACGCTTCCTAGCTTTTCTGCAGCAGCGAGAGATACCTGAACGTCCGGCTAACAAGAAAATCGCACGCTTTATGGACTCAGCTTCTGCTCGATCTGCAGAATAG
- a CDS encoding globin domain-containing protein, with product MTGKPIIPYEEIGAETLSQLVDAFYARVGAHPKLQPIFPNDLSETARKQKQFLTQYLGGPNLYSEEHGHPRLKARHNPFAITPTRAQAWLECMSEAMDEVGLNGMFRETLYNRLVLTAHHMINESDSEEELE from the coding sequence ATGACTGGAAAACCGATTATTCCGTACGAAGAGATTGGTGCGGAAACATTGTCACAGTTAGTCGATGCATTTTATGCTCGCGTAGGGGCACATCCAAAGCTGCAGCCCATTTTTCCAAATGATCTTTCAGAAACCGCCCGTAAACAAAAACAATTTTTAACCCAATACCTAGGTGGACCGAATCTTTATTCAGAAGAACATGGACACCCGAGACTAAAGGCAAGACATAACCCGTTTGCCATCACACCTACTAGAGCTCAAGCTTGGTTGGAGTGTATGAGCGAGGCAATGGATGAAGTGGGACTGAATGGAATGTTCCGTGAAACCTTATACAACCGACTTGTTTTAACTGCACATCATATGATCAATGAGTCTGATAGTGAGGAGGAGTTGGAGTGA
- a CDS encoding ClpXP adapter SpxH family protein: protein MSNLDLAQETREPANSFKPMELYVFVDPLNSECWELQGIIRKLQIEYGHYFSMRIVLSTQLFNLNKTTPSSNIDTDNLTHPVLPSVAIKAAELQGKRSGNRFLHKLQEHLFLQSKDVSSYSVLLEIAEEAELDQEEFKLDFHSVHTAKAFQCDLQITREMEINEVPSIVFFNECIEDEGVKVSGLYSYDVYQTILQEMLGEESLNRQTPPSLDDLFTKYSTMATKEIASIYNISEQTAECELKKQVLQQKLERICMPKETLWKVK from the coding sequence GTGAGCAACCTAGACTTGGCTCAGGAAACTCGTGAGCCTGCGAATTCCTTTAAACCAATGGAATTGTATGTTTTCGTAGATCCTTTGAACTCAGAGTGTTGGGAACTTCAGGGGATTATCCGAAAATTACAGATTGAATACGGTCATTATTTTTCCATGCGCATTGTGTTGAGTACGCAATTATTTAACTTAAATAAAACAACACCTTCATCAAATATTGACACGGATAACTTAACCCATCCCGTCTTGCCTTCTGTAGCGATCAAGGCTGCAGAACTCCAGGGAAAACGTTCTGGGAACCGCTTCCTTCACAAATTACAGGAGCACCTGTTTCTTCAATCGAAAGATGTCTCTTCTTACAGCGTCTTACTGGAAATAGCGGAAGAAGCAGAACTAGATCAAGAAGAATTCAAATTGGATTTCCATTCTGTACATACCGCAAAAGCGTTCCAATGCGATTTACAGATCACACGCGAGATGGAAATCAACGAAGTGCCAAGTATTGTCTTTTTCAATGAATGTATTGAAGACGAAGGCGTCAAAGTATCCGGACTTTATTCATATGATGTTTATCAAACAATTTTACAGGAAATGCTGGGAGAAGAAAGCCTGAATCGGCAAACCCCGCCATCCTTGGACGATCTCTTTACCAAATATTCAACTATGGCAACTAAAGAAATTGCTTCTATATACAATATTTCCGAACAAACAGCAGAATGCGAACTGAAAAAGCAGGTTCTGCAACAAAAACTCGAACGCATCTGCATGCCAAAAGAAACCTTATGGAAAGTAAAATAA
- the pepF gene encoding oligoendopeptidase F: MVNKVLAREEVPTELTWKLEDIFETDAFWEKEFVEVAAIGDKAESYQGKLQESAESLYEVLVYKDELTERLRRLYTYSHMRYDQDTTNSKYQAMDSRVKSLFAKVSAGLSFLTPEILALEESVLNGYVESHEGLSLYKQALEELNALRPHVLPAEQESLLAQMSEVSRASSETFGMLNNADLEFPEIEDESGEKVQITHGNYIRFLESKDRRVREDAFKAVYATYGKFRNTFASTLSGNIKRDNVDARIRKFESARQAALADDHIPEAVYDNLVETVNNNLHLLHRYAALRKEVLGIDKVHMWDMHTPLVKEVKMEIPYERAIELMLKGLGALGEEYVGIVKEGIDNRWVDVKENKGKRSGAYSSGAYGTNPYILMNWQDNVDNLFTLAHEFGHSVHSYYTRANQPYVYGDYSIFVAEVASTTNEALLNEYMVNSTQDDQERIYLLNHWLDGFRGTVFRQTMFAEFEHLIHKMDQDGEALTADRLTEVYYELNQKYYGPDVAADEEIGMEWARIPHFYYNYYVFQYATGFSAATALSKVILEEGQPAVDRYINEFLKAGSSDYPIEVLKKAGVDMTQSKAVKEACMVFEQKLNELEKLLLNK, from the coding sequence ATGGTGAACAAAGTATTGGCAAGAGAAGAAGTTCCGACAGAACTAACGTGGAAATTGGAAGATATATTTGAAACCGATGCATTTTGGGAAAAAGAGTTTGTCGAAGTTGCAGCTATCGGAGACAAAGCAGAGTCGTATCAAGGAAAACTACAGGAAAGCGCTGAATCCCTTTACGAAGTGCTGGTTTACAAAGATGAATTGACCGAGCGCCTAAGACGCCTTTATACGTATTCGCATATGCGCTACGATCAAGATACGACAAACTCGAAATACCAGGCGATGGATAGCCGTGTGAAATCTTTATTTGCAAAGGTATCGGCTGGCTTGTCGTTTCTGACGCCTGAAATTTTGGCTTTGGAGGAATCTGTATTAAACGGCTATGTGGAAAGCCATGAAGGTCTCAGTTTATACAAGCAAGCGCTTGAGGAATTGAATGCGCTCCGTCCGCACGTGTTGCCCGCAGAGCAGGAATCCCTGCTGGCGCAGATGTCCGAAGTAAGCCGAGCGTCTTCAGAAACTTTCGGTATGCTGAACAATGCAGATTTAGAGTTTCCGGAAATAGAAGATGAGTCGGGTGAAAAAGTACAGATTACGCATGGCAATTATATCCGATTTCTGGAAAGCAAGGATCGCCGCGTGCGTGAGGATGCATTTAAAGCAGTTTATGCAACCTATGGCAAGTTTCGTAATACATTCGCTTCAACGCTATCCGGCAACATCAAGCGTGATAATGTTGATGCAAGAATTCGTAAATTTGAATCGGCGCGCCAGGCAGCATTAGCTGACGATCATATTCCGGAAGCGGTATACGATAACCTAGTGGAGACCGTCAACAACAATCTGCATCTTTTACACCGCTACGCAGCACTGCGCAAGGAAGTACTTGGAATCGACAAAGTTCATATGTGGGACATGCATACACCTTTGGTCAAAGAAGTAAAAATGGAAATTCCGTATGAAAGAGCTATAGAACTTATGCTTAAAGGGCTTGGAGCACTTGGTGAGGAATACGTAGGCATTGTCAAAGAAGGCATCGATAATCGCTGGGTAGACGTGAAAGAGAACAAAGGAAAGCGCAGCGGGGCATATTCATCGGGCGCCTATGGAACTAATCCCTATATCCTGATGAACTGGCAGGACAATGTAGACAATCTATTTACTTTGGCGCACGAATTCGGACACAGTGTCCACAGCTACTATACCCGCGCCAATCAGCCATACGTCTACGGAGATTATTCGATTTTTGTAGCAGAAGTGGCTTCGACGACCAATGAAGCATTACTAAACGAATACATGGTAAATTCTACACAAGATGACCAGGAGCGTATTTACCTGCTGAACCACTGGCTTGATGGATTCCGTGGAACGGTATTCCGCCAGACGATGTTTGCCGAGTTCGAACACTTGATTCACAAAATGGACCAAGACGGTGAAGCATTGACTGCAGATCGCTTAACAGAAGTCTATTATGAGCTAAATCAAAAATATTACGGACCTGACGTCGCGGCTGACGAAGAAATTGGTATGGAGTGGGCACGTATTCCACACTTTTACTATAATTATTATGTCTTCCAATACGCTACAGGCTTTAGCGCAGCTACAGCATTAAGTAAAGTGATTTTGGAAGAAGGACAACCAGCAGTCGATCGTTACATCAATGAATTCCTCAAGGCAGGAAGCTCAGATTATCCAATAGAAGTGCTGAAAAAAGCCGGTGTTGACATGACCCAATCAAAAGCTGTTAAAGAAGCTTGCATGGTGTTCGAACAAAAATTAAACGAACTCGAAAAATTATTGCTGAATAAATAA
- a CDS encoding competence protein CoiA, translating to MITILVAKTRQQELFYLTGKHARAELKEIRLREKFFCPSCKAPLLLKIGEINIPHFAHQTRSDCDHFSEPESSLHLQGKLLLYQFFQRLDLKVELESYIPQIRQRADLLVNGQFAIEFQCSTIPVPLLKQRSEGYRKLNIRAIWIKGLKAPCREEIGMLHLKTHEVEMRRSTEQVSFLLLFYPPSNRFYYHSNLFYVSTNRWVGKTKSIGTNKQVFPFAVPKALTKEEFNVVLGIFRNARQQYIRSQLYFDNRIKSLYCRLCYELRLDMTNLPAWFGIPILGAECLKQPAVLWQLQAVAGWEKGISVDMLIASGKLVLSNPARATQATVLVSDYLALYLISKDHSSKDFKLLDIAYDNYCKSLRKLRK from the coding sequence GTGATTACTATATTAGTGGCCAAAACTAGACAACAGGAATTGTTCTATTTGACCGGAAAACATGCTCGGGCAGAACTTAAGGAGATTCGTTTGCGGGAGAAATTCTTCTGTCCTTCCTGCAAGGCGCCGCTGCTTTTGAAAATCGGAGAAATTAATATCCCTCATTTTGCGCACCAAACTCGTTCAGACTGCGATCATTTCAGTGAACCTGAATCCTCTCTACATCTTCAAGGAAAACTTCTTCTATATCAATTCTTTCAACGGTTAGACTTAAAAGTCGAATTAGAAAGCTATATTCCTCAAATCCGTCAGCGTGCGGACCTTTTGGTCAATGGGCAGTTTGCGATTGAATTTCAATGTAGCACAATACCAGTCCCACTACTTAAACAGCGGTCAGAAGGTTATCGCAAGCTGAATATACGTGCCATTTGGATAAAAGGCTTAAAAGCGCCTTGTCGTGAAGAAATTGGGATGTTGCATCTAAAGACACATGAAGTAGAGATGAGAAGAAGTACTGAGCAAGTTTCTTTTCTTCTTTTGTTTTATCCACCAAGTAATCGATTTTATTATCATTCAAATTTGTTTTATGTGAGTACGAATCGTTGGGTGGGGAAAACCAAATCGATTGGGACGAACAAACAGGTTTTTCCTTTCGCTGTACCAAAAGCACTGACAAAAGAGGAATTTAATGTGGTGTTGGGAATTTTTCGGAATGCCAGACAGCAATACATCCGAAGTCAGCTGTATTTCGACAACCGGATAAAAAGTTTATATTGTCGCCTATGCTATGAACTGCGTCTGGATATGACGAATTTGCCGGCTTGGTTTGGGATTCCTATACTCGGTGCTGAATGTTTGAAGCAGCCTGCGGTATTGTGGCAATTACAGGCAGTTGCTGGCTGGGAGAAAGGTATTTCGGTGGATATGCTGATTGCTTCCGGAAAATTGGTGTTATCCAATCCTGCCCGAGCAACTCAAGCGACAGTACTGGTGTCAGATTACCTGGCCTTATATCTGATTTCGAAGGATCATTCTTCGAAAGATTTCAAACTTTTGGATATCGCCTATGATAACTATTGCAAAAGCTTGCGAAAATTGAGAAAATAA
- the mecA gene encoding adaptor protein MecA, with translation MEIERINDNTVKFYISYLDVEERGFSRDEIWFNRDKSEELFWEMMDEVNEEADFVMEGPLWIQVQAMDKGLEVTVTRAQLTKDGQKLDMPDDIEERRKMFASEDAATPEFDEFEPVFDEPDIKKLEYTFVFSEVEELLPIARRLMYVPIESAVYHFDNKYYLYTNFDEILHSEEDIKNNVSIISEYLRTSPVTVHRLEEYGKPIFKKDALSNVLHYFG, from the coding sequence ATGGAAATAGAACGTATCAACGACAACACAGTTAAATTTTACATTTCCTATCTCGACGTTGAAGAGCGAGGGTTTAGCCGTGACGAAATCTGGTTTAACAGAGATAAGAGCGAAGAGCTTTTTTGGGAAATGATGGATGAAGTCAATGAAGAAGCAGATTTCGTAATGGAAGGTCCGCTTTGGATCCAAGTCCAGGCTATGGACAAAGGTCTTGAAGTTACTGTCACACGTGCTCAATTAACTAAAGATGGGCAGAAGCTTGATATGCCTGATGATATAGAAGAACGTCGTAAAATGTTTGCAAGTGAAGACGCGGCCACTCCGGAATTTGATGAGTTCGAACCGGTTTTCGATGAACCTGATATTAAGAAACTTGAATATACGTTTGTTTTCTCTGAAGTGGAAGAATTGTTGCCGATTGCGCGCCGGTTGATGTATGTTCCAATCGAATCCGCAGTTTATCATTTCGACAACAAGTATTACCTTTATACAAATTTTGATGAAATCCTTCATTCAGAAGAAGATATTAAAAATAATGTCAGCATCATCTCAGAATATTTGCGCACATCACCGGTAACGGTGCACCGTCTTGAGGAATACGGAAAACCAATTTTCAAAAAAGACGCGCTCTCAAACGTACTTCATTATTTTGGCTAA